The Lactuca sativa cultivar Salinas chromosome 2, Lsat_Salinas_v11, whole genome shotgun sequence genome includes the window tCTCGcagccaaaaatcacatttggagaactttgcataaagcttctccgcccTTCGCTCTGATTGGTTTGAGTGGTTTCaactgttttttttatttttttggttggGATGGTGGTGAATGTTGTGTTTCAGCTACAAAATCTGGTGAATTCGGCAGTGAAAAACGTAGTTGTGAAGGTTGCGTTTGTGAAAGTTATAGTTGGAATGGTTGTTGGTATACAAAAGTGGTTTGTAATTGTTGTGGAAAGGGCGAGAAAGGTTAATATGGTTGTTGAAAAAGTTGAGTTTGTTGGATAAAGAAACCACCTTGAAGCAAATTCATAAAACCACATTGGGCTTGTGGTTTTGATAGTTTGGTGGGGTAGTGGCGGGGCCAAGGTTAAAGTTATGGGGTAGCACAAAAAAAGTTCCGCGTAAtgtaaaataagaaaaaaaaaactgcaaaGTAAATGAAGGCTCAAAGTCGCTGGACGGAGATAAGTCATTGGTCGCCGACAATAGTGAATGACGGAAGCAACAACTACATCGAGCAGGGGAATGGATGGAGCAAGGGTGTTGTCGAGTAGTTGTTGCTTCTGTTTCTATTTCATGTTTCCTTTTTTTCCTATCAAATGGATACAAGAATTTTGACATTAGACTATCTATTATTTCTAAAAGATTGAGCTTAAACATTTTGGGCTATTTGGGCTATTTTAAAAGAGTTCGACTATTATATTTGGACTTTaaatattttgaatttataataTAAGACatcctatatttttttttttggataacactgcagtataaaataaaatttcacaaAAAAATTATCTTTCTAAACGAAATTTATGGGGTAGCACGGGCTACTTCAGACATCCATGTGGATTGACTAATCGTGAGGTATTTTAATTGGGATTCATggtttttggattttaaaataaTACAAATGTGTGTATGTAAATAGAGTAAGTGAATAATGTTGCGAAAAATATGTTTGTATATAGTGATATTTATAGgcaaaattttattaaaaaaattgtaaaataaaaaactaaCCGTTGAACGGCTAGACAACCATGTCAAACACCCAAAAACTCCTATTATTGTCGTCTCTCATCCTCCCGACTACAATTTTTCACGACAACGAGCAACAACGAGATACCTGAGTGGTGTTCGTTTTTGTGGGTCATGCCAACATGGACAACGAAGCCCTCCGTTGATGGTACTTCGGAGGACCTAAGTATATTGTactattttgacatttttttcaattatattcaaataaaataacttattaagCAACTATTTTTACCTAATGATCGCACCTTTTGCATAATGTTAATGCaattttaattgaaaaaaaaagggataatgtcataaaaagccttaattttgtaaaaaaaatgtcgGTTTTACCCTCCGACGGGTTTTTGTGTCATTAATGCCGCATACTTGTCTCACTTTTTGCGTTTATGCCAAATACCCGGTTGCAAGAGGGTTTACCGGTTACCCCTCTACTTACCCCTCAACTTTTCCCCCCGTTTCTTAACCCCATTTACCAAACGACTAAGCTGGGTTTTTGAAGAACATCacgaaaaaaaatcagatttgtaCACCAAATGACAACGTCGAAATCAAATTCAAGCTGGAGTGGCACATCAAGAAGGAAAAATCGGGAGATAATACGATGTAGCTGTGGTGATATTTGCCCTATTTATGTTTCATGCACTCCAGAAAACCCAGGACGAAAGTTTCGTGGCTGCCCTAATTACCAGGTAATTGTTGTGATGTTTGCCCTAATTATGCTCTCTCTACTATCGTCCCTTCTTTATGtaattttattcttctttttGTAGGATGAAGATGGTGGTTGTGGTCATTTCAAATgggttgatgaagaagaagacgaaTTTAGGGCTTTTAAGAAGCAATTGAACCTTCAACATAAAGATATCGAATCTGTGATGTTGCTCAAACTGATTGTAGGGCTGCTAGTGAGTATTTTGGTATGTCTTGTTGCGGTGGTTATTAAGATGTAAGTTAGATGAAATGATAACAAGTTTGTAGTGTAGTTTATTACATTGGTAGATGTACTAAATCTGTAAAAGTTTGAATGGTGCAATAGTATTAAAGTTTGTATGGCTATGATCTATTTTATGAATGCTTTTGTGAAAATGGTAACTACACATTCAGCAGAACACAAATTCAAagtaagatgcataaaatggtaaTCAAATGTGCTAATAATGGTAAACATGTTCACCATAACACAAATGGGAAGTAAGATGCGTAAATGGTTATCAAATGTGCCAATAATGGTAAACATGTTCACCATAACACAAATGGGAAGTAAGATGCATAAATGGTTATCAAATGTGCCAATAATGGTAAACATGTTCACCATAACACAAATGGGAAGTAAGATGCTTAAATGGTTATCAAATGTGCCAATAATGGTAAACATGTTCACCATAACACAAATGGGAAGTAAGATGCTTAAATGGTTATCAAATGTGCCAATAATTGTAAACATGTTCACCATAACACAAATGGGAAGTAAGATgcataaatggttttcaaatgtgCCAATAATGGTACACATGTTCACCATAACACGAATTGGAAGTAAGATgcataaatggttttcaaatgtgCCAATAATGGTACACATGTTCACCATAACACAAATGGGAAagtaagatgcataaaatggtaaTAAAAAATGACAACAATGGGTAACACATTcatcataacacaaataaaaaggGGTGTATTAATTGCATAAGGTTTTTTACATCTCACTAATACGTAGCAGCCATCCAATTGTATCCAAAAACCTAAATAAATTATCAAAAAAGGCAACCAattttataacataaaacaagtgGATGTATGTTGCATTTAGTGGGTGGAATGACAATAATATTTAGCAAAAAGGGCTCCATCTGCTCGTGTTTACCCTCCCCACTACACCCCCAAAACACTTAACCAACTACTCCAACCTAACTGGATTGCTAGCAGATGAACCACCTCCATTTTTGTCAAGCACCGTCTTCTTCAACTTCTGCAAAATGATCCTTTCAGAGGGTTTTCTCAACCTTGTCAATCTAGGGACATCATCGGGACCTTCATCATCACCTCCTTCTTCTTGTTCACCTTCATCATCACCCAAGTGACCATCATCGCCTCCTTCTTCTtgttcaccaccaccatcaacaATACCATCAACATCATCAATAATAGCCTCATCATCATTATCAGAAGGATGATCCAATACATCTTCCATATCCTGATATTGATAATtacataaataaattaaattggagaaaaataatgaaaaacaCTTACAAAAAAGTAATTTCTTACCAACTCAACGGGTAGCATGTCATCTAGTTCCAGTTCTACCCCTTCCATACCTTCAATTTCTTCCATGCTATATCTTGCTTCCAACATCGATGCAATCTGTTCAGCATCCAATTTTACCTTATCTACAAGGACACCATCAACTTTTCCATCATTAAACTCAACATTATCCCCATAATCTGATTGAGTAGCATCATAGGTTTCTGATTGTTGTTGAAAACTACCCTCCCTTAATATTTCGTCCAGCCCCTGCTCAACCTCATCAAGTACTTTGTGTAGATCTAAACCAACCCTTGGAAGCAATACATCTTCTTTTCCAACATCAACCACTTCAACTTCTTCAACAATATGACAATCTTCAATAATAACATCATTAACATCCCCAGTCTGAATATCATCACCATGACCCCCAGTCTCAATACCACCACCTTCCCCAATCTGAATATCATCACCATGATCCCTAGTCTCAATACTATCACCATGATCCTCATTATGAATTCCATCACCTTCCCCAATCTGAATACCATCAACAACAACTTCTTTTTGAGTTGCAGAAACATCTTCTTTATGAGGTGAAGTAGCCTCTTTTTTGGACCTTGATGCTTTTAAAACCTTGGAACTTGATGCTTCTTTCTTTGACTTATTTTTCTTCTTTGGAGGCTGACTGGATTTAGAAGCTCTTAATGATTCATCAAATCCGGTTGCTTCTTTTTTGGACCTTGATGCTTTTAAAACCTTGGAACTTGATGCTTTTTCTTTAACTTGTTTTTCTGCATTAGAGGCTGACTGGATTGAGAAGCTCTTAATGACTCATCATATTCAGTTAACAATGGATGTTTCCTTGGTCTGCCTCTTTTCTTTGGATTGAGAAGCTCTTAATGACACACGCATAACCCCTATCAAAGTAAGCTCTACACCATGTTTTTGGTTGTCTTGACATCAAGTACTCATATGCAGATGGGCTCAACTTCTTGATGGTTTCCATGTGCCTCATAAAGTCACTTTCTACACAACTCATTGATGCAACCCAAAATAATTTCTTGAACTCCAACCCTGTGTATGCTTTCTTGAAATTGGCATAAACATGTCTGGCACATTGCCTGTGCTCAACATTTGGGAGTATATCTTTTACAGCTTCAACCAATCCCTACAAGACAAGAACATTCAAGTCAATATGCATCCCTTTTAAATTGTATTAACATTTATATAAAATGGAGTATTGAAAACAAACCTTATGTTGTTCAGATATCACCACCAATCCTCTGCCATCATGAAGGTCTACACTATCTCTAAGAAGCTCAATAAACCAAGTCCAGTTAGGCTTGTTTTCAACATCAACAACAGCCCATGCTATAGGATATACCTGGTTATTAGCATCTTTACCAATGGCAGTCAACAACTCACCCTTCACCTGTCCTTTCAGGAAGCATCCATCCAAACCAATTACTCTTCTACACCCTAATTTCCATCCATCACCTAAAGCTTTGAAACCAATGTAAAATCTGTGGAAGTAATTCTTCCCATCTGGATTGACAGCGACACTAACTTTGCATGTTGAACCTGGGTTGGACCTTAATAATTCATCAGCATAACCCCATACCCTAGCATAATGTTCAGTTAGTTTTCCTTCAATCAACTCAGTGGCCCATTTTTTTGCCCTACGGACTTGCCCAATGGATACTACACATCTCAACCTTTGTTTGATATCGGCAATCATGTCCCTAAGTTTCATCTTAGGCGTGTTTGCAATTTCAGTAATGTAATGCCTACCTATCCATTCAGGGGAAACAAGACTTCCAAATTTGAACTTCTACTGCAACGATGCTCTCCAACCAAATTTTTAACTTGAAATGATTTTTCATTGTACATCCATCCAGCATACAATCTGAAAGGACAATCATTCATCTCTGTCCTCTTCCCACATCTTGCAACTAGTCTAGTTTTATCACATTTTTCAAAGTATATCTGATATCCATTTGACACCCCATAATTTTGAATACAAAACTTAAGTTGTGCAGGAGACTCAAACATATCACCTACCTTAGGTTCCATCTTATCCCATGGTGTGTTTGGATCATGAATTCTGTACTTATTCTTCACCGCCTCTTGTTCACCTTCTTCATCACTTTGCCATTCATTAGCATGATAAACTTGTGCTCTGATTTCATCAGCCAtgcttgaattccttaagttttcATCACTAAGTAGAACATTGAGAAAGACGTCCCTACATTTATCAAGCGCAGTCACGAACTCATGCTCTGGTTCGTGATCCATATAAATACCATGGAGCTCATAATCCATCTCATTTAGTCCAGAGAAGGGCTCGTATATACTAGCAAATAGTTCTTTGAAAACGTCATCCGATGAAGCCATTACAGTTACCTgcaaaatcaaaaagattttacaAACAAAATCGAAGAATATTAACTAGATAATTGCTTTAATCATGGATTTGAGAAACTTACTGGTTCAACAACTCAACGAGACTATCACCCAACTATCTTCCTGCTAGAACAACGATACCAACAATGTAGACCCAATCCTCTTCAAATACCCAAATTTCATGATGATTCCCTTCCAAAAGCCCAAGATTTTTCTCAGTAGACTACGATTGACTGCAATTGAGTTGACGCTTCGGAGAGAGGGTGTGGAGCTCTATGTCTAACATTTACCAAACGGGGTTAATTTCTTCATTGGTTAAGAAACGGGGGGAAAAGTTGAGGGGTAAGTAGAGGGGTCACCGGTAAACCCTCTTGCAACCGGGTATTTGGCATAAACGCAAAAGGTGAGACAAGTATGCGGCATTAATGACACAAAAACCCGTCGGAGGGTAAAACCgacttttttttttacaaaattaaggctttttatgacattatcccaaaaaaaacttataaatcGTCACTATCGCTTGAAAATAAAACCCTCTCCAATGTACTATTTTTCATCAATGTTTTAACCATCCATAGCAGCAACTTcaattaaaaattaaaagaaataaataataaaaccaaTTTTATTATAGCAAAATCCGCAATAGGAAAGCCAGACCAAAAAAAAAAGGTTACAATAGACTGATAGAGTAAAGAAAAAGGATAAATTGTTATAGGTGGTTGCCAAATTTACCACATTTATAAAAATCTTAATTTTGGTCAAGAATTGACCGGTTTGTTGAATTCGAAGGGTGAAAAGTGTCGACTTGCCTTTGGTGTACATCTGAGTTGAACTCGTGACTCGGGATCATACGTAAAACGAAAATCTAGTGCCACTGAAAGTTTCCATTTTTCACAAATGCGAATCGTGATAACATA containing:
- the LOC128132070 gene encoding uncharacterized protein LOC128132070, whose translation is MASSDDVFKELFASIYEPFSGLNEMDYELHGIYMDHEPEHEFVTALDKCRDVFLNVLLSDENLRNSSMADEIRAQVYHANEWQSDEEGEQEAVKNKYRIHDPNTPWDKMEPKVGDMFESPAQLKFCIQNYGVSNGYQIYFEKCDKTRLVARCGKRTEMNDCPFRLYAGWMYNEKSFQVKNLVGEHRCSRSSNLEVLFPLNG